The sequence below is a genomic window from Salinispira pacifica.
AAAAAAGGGGAAACCTTCGGTCTGGTGGGGGAGTCGGGCTGCGGCAAGTCCACAACCGGCCGAACCATTCTCCGCCTCTATGAGGCAACCGGCGGACAGATTATGTTCGACGGCGAGGATCTGGCGAAAAAACCCGAAAAAGAGCTGAAGCCCTATCGCAAGCGCATTCAGATGATTTTTCAGGACCCCTATGCGAGTCTGAACAGCCGGATGACCGTAAACGATATTATCGGTGAGGGGATATCAACACATAATCTGCTGGAGGGAAAGGAAAAGCAGGAACGCATCTACAGTCTTCTGGCCCAGGTTGGACTAAAGAAAGAACATGCGAACCGCTATCCCCATGAGTTCTCCGGCGGACAGCGTCAGCGTATCGGTATTGCCCGGGCGCTGGCGGTTGAACCTGAGCTGGTTATCTGCGACGAGCCCATATCCGCTCTGGATGTATCCATTCAGGCTCAGGTTGTGAATATGCTTGAGGATCTCCAGGACGAACTGGGGCTTACCTATCTGTTTATTGCCCATGACCTTTCCATGGTTAAACATATATCGGACCGTATCGGGGTTA
It includes:
- a CDS encoding ABC transporter ATP-binding protein, translated to MSNNENLLEVKDLKKYFEMKSGFLSPQKSYLKAVDGVSFEIKKGETFGLVGESGCGKSTTGRTILRLYEATGGQIMFDGEDLAKKPEKELKPYRKRIQMIFQDPYASLNSRMTVNDIIGEGISTHNLLEGKEKQERIYSLLAQVGLKKEHANRYPHEFSGGQRQRIGIARALAVEPELVICDEPISALDVSIQAQVVNMLEDLQDELGLTYLFIAHDLSMVKHISDRIGVMYLGKLVEVCESDELYKNPIHPYTKALLSAIPIPDPDITRSNQRVILKGDVPSPIDPPVGCRFASRCPLRTERCTREDPELRELAPGHWVSCHNV